In Gadus chalcogrammus isolate NIFS_2021 chromosome 1, NIFS_Gcha_1.0, whole genome shotgun sequence, one DNA window encodes the following:
- the LOC130380144 gene encoding uncharacterized protein LOC130380144: MVMFDAANNTWHCHCVKAKQSCVHKAIAKWHFFQTRKELFTGDESEVSQESQDSEDQVETVTSKHLQYPPRGEDLERIVRYTQHKKRIPADLPAKVYGLTSETEVVKHLIPKECVCPECPADLPLGEPFIISSSAKIITVKGIIEGVTTYGKKCSRCGMVVRYQEWEDGLHNFNDKVILTLHFCLYLRNCLQVKVQEFNT, translated from the exons ATGGTCATGTTTGACGCAGCTAATAACACGTGGCATTGCCATTGTGTCAAGGCCAAACAGTCCTGTGTCCACAAAGCCATTGCAAAATGGCACTTTTTCCAGACAAGGAAGGAGCTCTTCACGGGAGATGAGAGCGAGGTTAGTCAAGAGAGTCAGGACTCTGAAGACCAGGTGGAAACAGTTACCTCAAAACATTTGCAGTATCCCCCTCGAGGTGAGGACTTGGAGAGAATTGTTCGGTACACCCAACACAAGAAAAGGATTCCTGCAGACTTGCCTGCAAAGGTGTATGGGTTGACAAGTGAGACGGAAGTGGTCAAACATCTGATACCCAAAGAGTGTGTTTGTCCAGAATGTCCTGCTGATCTTCCCCTTGGTGAACCCTTTATCATCAGTAGTTCAGCAAAAATCATTACAGTCAAGGGCATCATTGAGG GTGTGACAACTTATGGGAAAAAATGCAGTAGATGTGGAATGGTGGTGCGGTACCAGGAGTGGGAGGATGGCTTGCATAATTTCAACGACAAAGTCATTCTAACCCTCCATTTTTGCTTGTATCTGCGGAACTGCCTCCAGGTCAAAGTCCAAGAATTCAATACGTGA